The following proteins are encoded in a genomic region of Candidatus Kryptobacter tengchongensis:
- a CDS encoding D-alanine-D-alanine ligase, translating to MRVALVFNLKKEKTDDSSGDDSFSSVKFLNKLSAEQKEEIIDDTYAEWDTWETINAVKLALEENHTVTLIEADEDSFEKLRRTKPDIVFNIAEGFHGASREAQIPAILEMLNIPYTGSDPLTLAICLDKARTKEILSYHKIPTAKFIVVENLDEFDGDIELEFPLIVKPLHEGSSKGIFNSSVVENRKELLFEIERILNTYNEPALIEEFLPGREFTVAILGNGKDARVLPIIEIKFDSLPPEAKPIYSFEAKWIWDTPQKPLNIFQCPAEIDKKLKETIEKIALSTFKILRCRDWCRIDMRLDKNGIPNILEVNPLPGILPNPEDNSCFPKAARAAGLTYNQMINEVLNSALKRYGMI from the coding sequence ATGCGTGTTGCTCTTGTGTTCAACTTGAAGAAGGAGAAGACGGATGATTCAAGTGGAGATGATTCGTTTAGTAGTGTTAAGTTCTTAAATAAGTTAAGTGCTGAACAAAAAGAAGAGATAATTGATGACACCTACGCCGAGTGGGATACATGGGAGACAATAAATGCTGTTAAACTCGCCCTTGAAGAAAATCACACCGTCACTTTGATTGAAGCTGATGAAGATTCCTTTGAAAAATTAAGAAGAACAAAACCTGATATCGTCTTCAACATCGCAGAAGGCTTTCACGGTGCAAGCAGAGAAGCACAAATCCCCGCCATACTTGAAATGTTAAACATACCTTATACTGGAAGCGATCCACTAACACTTGCCATCTGCCTTGATAAAGCACGAACAAAAGAGATTTTATCTTACCACAAAATTCCAACAGCAAAATTTATTGTTGTTGAAAACCTTGATGAATTTGATGGCGATATTGAGCTTGAATTTCCACTCATAGTTAAACCACTTCACGAAGGTTCAAGCAAAGGTATTTTTAACTCTTCAGTTGTTGAAAATAGAAAAGAATTGCTCTTTGAGATAGAAAGAATTCTAAATACATATAACGAGCCAGCTTTAATTGAGGAATTTCTACCAGGTAGAGAATTTACAGTTGCGATACTTGGAAACGGCAAAGATGCCCGAGTTTTGCCAATAATTGAAATTAAATTTGACTCGCTTCCCCCGGAAGCAAAACCAATTTACTCATTTGAAGCAAAATGGATATGGGATACCCCACAGAAACCACTCAACATTTTTCAATGCCCTGCTGAAATAGATAAAAAACTTAAAGAGACAATTGAAAAGATAGCACTTTCAACTTTTAAAATTTTACGCTGTAGGGATTGGTGTAGAATTGATATGCGCCTTGATAAAAACGGAATCCCAAACATACTTGAAGTTAATCCATTGCCAGGTATCCTTCCAAATCCAGAAGACAATTCATGCTTTCCAAAAGCAGCACGTGCAGCGGGGTTAACCTATAATCAAATGATAAACGAGGTTCTAAATTCAGCATTGAAAAGATATGGAATGATTTGA
- a CDS encoding ABC-type uncharacterized transport system, permease component, translated as MFPVLKIFKIVLPIFYITTCWLYGRAFFKDDITARRWKTKFLVFTLFIHFIYLVIRTAELKHPPVTSIFELLCVLGFSLALAYIVIESLTKIKNTGFFAILISSILVSVAGLFSRDIYGFEHDVLKNELLALHVTFALVGYSAFALSAIYGLLYIMLYNKIRSKTFDTVYKNLPNLETIESMLHKSATVGFISLTFVIIVGFIWLPKAFKNFSYTDAKLIGTFVIWFVYGSGLGMRKIASLTGKKTAIMSIIGFLLAFVVMAFANAMSGFHRFY; from the coding sequence ATGTTTCCTGTTTTGAAAATTTTTAAAATTGTTTTACCAATTTTTTATATAACAACTTGCTGGCTATATGGTCGGGCATTTTTTAAAGACGATATAACGGCGAGGAGATGGAAAACAAAATTTCTTGTTTTCACGCTTTTCATTCATTTCATTTATCTTGTGATTAGAACTGCAGAACTTAAACATCCTCCAGTGACATCAATATTTGAACTTCTATGTGTGCTTGGTTTTTCTCTCGCACTCGCGTATATTGTGATTGAATCGCTGACGAAGATTAAAAACACTGGCTTCTTTGCAATTCTTATTTCCTCAATTCTTGTGTCAGTAGCGGGGCTTTTCTCAAGGGATATTTATGGGTTTGAACATGATGTTTTAAAAAATGAGCTACTTGCACTTCATGTGACTTTTGCACTTGTTGGGTATTCTGCTTTTGCTCTTTCTGCAATTTATGGACTTCTTTACATAATGCTTTACAACAAAATTAGAAGTAAAACATTTGATACCGTTTATAAAAATCTCCCAAACCTTGAAACTATTGAATCAATGCTTCATAAGTCGGCAACTGTTGGGTTCATATCTTTGACATTTGTTATAATTGTTGGTTTCATTTGGCTACCGAAGGCTTTCAAGAACTTTTCATACACAGATGCTAAACTTATTGGGACTTTTGTTATATGGTTCGTCTATGGCAGTGGTTTAGGAATGAGAAAGATAGCAAGTTTAACTGGCAAAAAAACCGCAATTATGTCAATTATTGGCTTTCTTCTTGCCTTTGTTGTTATGGCTTTCGCAAATGCGATGTCAGGATTTCACAGATTTTATTGA
- a CDS encoding glutamyl-tRNA reductase, with the protein MNMDLLLVGLNHKTANLEIREKLYYTLDETEKVLPEIVQLFLKEGVLLSTCNRTELYGVLKGDEIKPEQLIDFLILKKGAGGVVNQSHFYILRSYDAVRHLLEVASGIDSMLVGDVQILGQVKDAYEVAVKCGVVGTLLHEVFHTAFRTGKRAKSETSISEGAVSVSYAAVELAEKIFADLSKKKGMLIGAGETAELTAKHLISHGVSELYIANRTIERAQKLAEQFNGKVIRLEEITSKLVEVDVVISSVTVSGYILTLSQVKSAMSRRGNKPILIIDIGVPRNVEPAVKDIENVFLEDIDSLESIAKANYERRLNEIPKVQRIIDEELKNFIKWYEAHQVAPTIKLLRERFEQIRQLELEKYRNKFSPEDFQKVDALTKSLVNKLLHNPTVSIRESSNGKPESERIKFIQFVRELFGLEQK; encoded by the coding sequence ATGAATATGGACTTGTTGCTCGTTGGATTAAATCATAAAACTGCAAACCTTGAGATAAGGGAAAAACTTTACTATACGCTTGATGAAACCGAAAAAGTTCTTCCTGAAATTGTTCAACTTTTCCTGAAGGAAGGGGTTCTCTTGTCAACCTGCAACCGAACAGAACTTTACGGAGTTTTAAAAGGTGATGAGATTAAACCAGAGCAACTTATAGATTTCCTCATTTTAAAAAAGGGAGCTGGAGGAGTTGTAAATCAATCTCACTTTTACATATTGCGCTCTTATGATGCGGTTAGACATCTTCTTGAAGTTGCTTCCGGAATTGATTCAATGCTTGTGGGTGATGTTCAAATCCTTGGGCAGGTAAAGGACGCTTATGAGGTTGCTGTAAAATGTGGCGTTGTTGGGACTCTGCTTCATGAGGTTTTTCATACTGCTTTTAGAACGGGGAAAAGGGCAAAATCGGAGACATCAATAAGTGAAGGGGCTGTCTCGGTAAGCTATGCAGCAGTTGAACTTGCAGAGAAAATTTTTGCCGACCTTTCAAAGAAAAAGGGAATGCTCATTGGAGCTGGTGAGACAGCTGAACTTACCGCAAAACATCTCATATCTCATGGGGTAAGCGAGCTTTACATCGCAAATAGAACAATTGAAAGAGCTCAAAAACTTGCTGAACAATTTAACGGGAAGGTTATAAGACTTGAAGAAATCACAAGCAAACTTGTTGAGGTTGATGTTGTAATAAGCTCTGTAACTGTCAGTGGTTACATACTAACATTATCTCAGGTGAAAAGTGCAATGTCAAGAAGGGGAAACAAACCTATTCTTATCATAGATATCGGCGTTCCAAGAAATGTTGAGCCAGCGGTTAAGGATATTGAAAATGTTTTTCTTGAAGATATTGATTCACTTGAATCAATTGCAAAAGCAAATTACGAAAGGAGGTTAAACGAGATTCCAAAAGTTCAGCGTATAATTGACGAAGAACTTAAAAATTTTATTAAATGGTATGAGGCACATCAGGTTGCACCAACGATAAAACTTCTGCGTGAACGATTTGAGCAGATAAGGCAACTTGAACTTGAAAAATACAGAAACAAGTTTTCTCCAGAGGATTTCCAAAAGGTTGATGCATTAACGAAATCACTTGTAAACAAATTACTTCATAACCCAACTGTAAGTATTCGTGAATCATCAAACGGAAAACCTGAATCAGAAAGGATAAAATTCATACAGTTTGTCAGAGAGTTATTTGGGCTTGAACAAAAATAG
- a CDS encoding hydroxymethylbilane synthase, whose protein sequence is MRKIVIGTRGSKLALWQTEFVKGKLSQIFPELEFEIRIIKTKGDKILDSPLSKIGDKGIFTREIEVQLLNREIDIAVHSLKDLPTKLPDGLIIGAVTEREDVRDVLISKNNLKLTELPQNSIIATGSLRRKAQLLHLRSDFQFVDLRGNIDTRFKKFDESNWNGMVLAYAGVKRMNYTDRVSEVISTDFILPAVGQGAIAVEIRESDEKIFELVRKINHQETELATRAERALLKYLEGGCQIPIGAFAFVSNGKIKLSAMVSNFDGSFLVRDSIEDDVNENVEELGFKLAEKLLEQGASKILDEIRKLN, encoded by the coding sequence ATGCGAAAAATAGTAATTGGGACACGAGGAAGTAAACTTGCGCTTTGGCAAACCGAATTTGTGAAAGGGAAACTTTCGCAGATCTTTCCAGAACTTGAATTTGAAATCAGGATCATAAAAACCAAAGGTGATAAAATTCTTGATTCTCCTCTTTCAAAAATTGGGGATAAAGGAATTTTCACAAGAGAAATTGAAGTTCAACTTTTAAATCGTGAAATTGACATCGCTGTTCACAGTTTGAAAGACCTTCCGACAAAACTACCTGATGGTTTAATTATCGGTGCAGTGACAGAGCGTGAGGATGTAAGAGATGTTTTAATATCTAAAAATAATTTAAAACTTACCGAACTTCCTCAAAATTCAATCATTGCAACGGGAAGTTTGAGAAGGAAAGCACAACTTTTACATTTAAGGTCTGATTTTCAATTTGTTGATCTTCGTGGAAATATTGATACAAGATTTAAAAAGTTTGATGAATCAAATTGGAACGGCATGGTTTTGGCTTATGCTGGGGTGAAAAGGATGAATTACACGGATAGGGTTTCAGAAGTAATCTCAACTGATTTTATTCTCCCAGCGGTTGGTCAGGGTGCAATAGCCGTTGAGATTAGAGAAAGTGATGAAAAAATTTTTGAACTGGTCAGAAAAATAAATCATCAGGAAACCGAACTTGCAACGAGAGCAGAACGGGCTCTTTTAAAATATCTTGAGGGCGGATGTCAAATTCCAATTGGAGCATTTGCGTTTGTATCAAATGGGAAAATTAAGCTCTCTGCGATGGTAAGCAATTTTGATGGCTCATTTTTAGTTCGTGATTCAATAGAAGATGATGTAAATGAAAATGTTGAAGAGCTTGGCTTTAAACTTGCGGAGAAACTCCTTGAGCAAGGTGCTTCAAAAATCCTTGACGAAATAAGAAAATTAAATTGA